One genomic segment of Euzebya pacifica includes these proteins:
- a CDS encoding mobile mystery protein B has translation MGRPLTLSFDGDGQTPLDAEDLEGLIPTWVTTRADLNEVEQANIAAARDRWMRRRSPDMLDDHELRRLHTDMFCDVWRWAGRQRTRETNIGVEPSRIAVDLRTLVGDTRFWLETDANSAVARFHHRLVQIHVFPNGNGRHGRLAADLLAKTNGLPPPRWGSDRKAYLDPLRHADTTGDITPLRQHMWST, from the coding sequence GTGGGACGACCCTTGACCCTTAGCTTCGACGGCGACGGCCAAACCCCCCTGGACGCCGAGGACCTGGAAGGGCTGATACCCACATGGGTGACCACCAGAGCCGACCTCAACGAGGTCGAACAGGCCAACATCGCAGCCGCACGCGACAGATGGATGCGACGCAGGTCACCAGACATGCTCGACGACCACGAACTGCGCCGCCTCCACACGGACATGTTCTGCGACGTCTGGCGCTGGGCCGGCAGACAACGGACACGCGAAACCAACATCGGGGTCGAGCCAAGCCGCATCGCCGTCGACCTCCGGACCCTCGTTGGCGACACCCGCTTCTGGCTCGAAACCGACGCGAACTCCGCCGTCGCCCGGTTCCACCACCGACTCGTGCAGATCCACGTGTTCCCCAACGGCAACGGACGCCATGGACGACTCGCTGCCGACCTGCTTGCCAAGACCAACGGGCTCCCTCCCCCACGATGGGGATCGGACCGCAAGGCCTACCTCGACCCACTCCGACACGCCGACACCACCGGCGACATCACCCCCCTGCGACAACACATGTGGAGCACCTGA
- a CDS encoding zinc-ribbon domain-containing protein yields MPSPSVPPKRKPKPERSLAGRFPGLADEWDPALNDGVTAWDVSPSSKMRPVWTCSTCGHRWRTLVRNRALPQEGTNGACPPCAGVAAGPLRNLARSRPDLASEWHPTRNGDLTPSTVTPQSARLAWWYCEPHGYAWRAKVAHRYRGGDRCAECVRAEPLPESVAYVRLFST; encoded by the coding sequence GTGCCATCCCCGTCCGTTCCGCCCAAGCGGAAGCCGAAGCCTGAGCGTTCGCTCGCAGGCCGGTTCCCAGGTTTGGCCGACGAGTGGGACCCGGCGCTGAACGACGGGGTGACGGCGTGGGATGTGTCGCCGTCCTCGAAGATGCGGCCTGTGTGGACCTGCTCCACCTGTGGTCATCGGTGGCGGACGTTGGTGCGGAATCGTGCCCTACCGCAGGAGGGCACGAATGGGGCCTGTCCGCCCTGCGCTGGTGTTGCGGCGGGGCCGTTGCGCAATCTCGCGCGGTCCCGTCCCGATCTTGCGTCGGAGTGGCATCCGACCCGGAACGGTGACCTGACGCCGTCGACGGTGACTCCCCAGTCGGCTCGGCTCGCCTGGTGGTATTGCGAGCCGCATGGCTACGCGTGGAGGGCCAAGGTGGCCCATCGATATCGAGGAGGGGATCGGTGCGCCGAGTGCGTCCGTGCGGAGCCGTTGCCAGAATCAGTGGCCTACGTTCGACTCTTCTCCACGTAG
- a CDS encoding helix-turn-helix domain-containing protein: MAKSKKPGGNRRVPPDVIRDALILGGMAASPIGLPAAVVLGALAGARRARYVRARRTELGLTQAEAAAAAGVSLRTWQNLESARHRVVAESTLETAIAALAMPETVEVPVALDPDDEDALEAALPVTGDHDVRAGRLALRLRDLTPDQLDVIEAMLDQMSPRRR, encoded by the coding sequence ATGGCCAAATCGAAGAAACCCGGCGGCAACCGGCGTGTCCCGCCCGACGTCATCCGCGACGCGCTCATCCTGGGCGGGATGGCCGCCTCACCCATTGGCCTTCCCGCCGCCGTCGTCCTCGGGGCCCTGGCAGGTGCCCGTCGGGCCCGTTACGTCCGCGCCCGACGCACCGAGCTGGGCCTCACCCAGGCCGAAGCAGCAGCAGCGGCCGGTGTGTCGTTACGGACGTGGCAGAACCTCGAGTCGGCCCGCCACAGGGTCGTCGCCGAATCGACCCTCGAAACCGCAATCGCCGCGCTGGCGATGCCCGAAACCGTCGAAGTGCCCGTCGCCCTGGACCCCGACGACGAGGACGCACTCGAAGCAGCGCTGCCGGTGACCGGTGACCACGACGTCAGGGCGGGACGGCTGGCGCTGCGGCTTCGCGACCTGACCCCTGACCAGCTCGACGTCATCGAGGCCATGCTGGACCAGATGTCCCCCCGACGGCGATGA
- a CDS encoding DUF262 domain-containing protein, whose translation MPQPSAPGRTLPSYQLDGTKRRVNELVTWIRDGIMAVDPPYQRGAVWTDQQRTNLIKSMQLGLPLHAVIVSDRGVEESVAGRPQFVVVDGRQRLETFTAWWDGKVSAPANWFEANEVDPTRIAPDGTVTRDGLTDLGRRMAANRWLIGFHEVKGLTVEQEADLYLLVNFGGVAQTDADRQRAAAMGTGQT comes from the coding sequence ATGCCCCAGCCATCCGCCCCCGGCCGCACCCTCCCGTCCTACCAGCTGGACGGCACCAAGCGACGGGTCAACGAGCTCGTCACGTGGATCCGTGACGGCATCATGGCGGTGGACCCGCCCTACCAGCGGGGGGCCGTGTGGACCGACCAGCAGCGCACCAACCTCATCAAGTCCATGCAGCTCGGCCTGCCGTTGCACGCCGTCATCGTGTCCGACCGAGGCGTCGAGGAGTCCGTCGCCGGACGCCCCCAGTTCGTCGTCGTCGACGGCCGCCAGCGGCTCGAAACGTTCACGGCCTGGTGGGACGGCAAGGTGTCGGCCCCGGCCAACTGGTTCGAGGCCAACGAGGTCGACCCCACCCGGATCGCCCCCGACGGCACCGTCACCCGCGACGGACTCACCGACCTCGGACGCCGCATGGCCGCCAACCGGTGGCTCATCGGCTTCCACGAGGTCAAGGGACTCACCGTCGAACAGGAGGCCGACCTGTACCTGCTGGTCAACTTCGGCGGTGTGGCCCAGACCGACGCCGACCGTCAACGCGCGGCGGCAATGGGCACCGGCCAGACATGA
- a CDS encoding helix-turn-helix domain-containing protein yields MESHGIPRRDCVTARQQHAASNRPAELDDARWLFDRYYEDGLSLEVIGAAVGVSPSAVRSAMDRHGIPTRNERLGDRTWLAFEVGARGAGGVAERLNTSASTVYRWLKRHGLPTKGWRARVDKDGVILVCGVHAARIDGPHRPAPGPLDGDTATGLPHDVVHTVMAAADR; encoded by the coding sequence ATGGAGTCGCACGGCATCCCACGAAGGGATTGCGTCACGGCCCGCCAGCAGCACGCCGCCAGTAACCGCCCAGCCGAGCTCGATGACGCCAGATGGCTGTTCGACCGCTACTACGAGGACGGCCTCTCCCTTGAGGTCATCGGTGCTGCCGTCGGGGTGTCGCCATCGGCGGTCAGGTCGGCAATGGACCGTCATGGCATCCCGACGCGGAACGAACGGCTCGGCGACCGCACTTGGTTGGCCTTCGAAGTCGGGGCCAGGGGCGCGGGCGGTGTGGCGGAACGGCTCAACACGTCGGCATCCACGGTGTACCGGTGGCTCAAGCGTCACGGCCTGCCCACCAAGGGCTGGCGTGCCCGTGTCGACAAGGACGGTGTGATCCTCGTCTGCGGCGTCCACGCCGCACGGATCGATGGGCCCCACCGGCCTGCCCCGGGCCCGTTGGACGGCGACACCGCAACCGGACTGCCCCACGACGTGGTGCACACCGTCATGGCCGCCGCCGATCGCTGA
- a CDS encoding cell wall-binding repeat-containing protein produces the protein MVMLIAMVGTPSAIASPQQSPTPSTTREMRNPGPSAAPWFDNDLATVQRIDAGDPIATAIAVSRERFADDEAEVVVVSRDDVFADSLAATVFATRGPILLTDSATLDGRVAAEITRVLQPDGIVYLMGGQAALSSTIEQQLADSGHQVRRMAGASRVETAVAVAREWREHYEHAGWFTFARSDQWADSITASLWVAGRAPVLLTPSDTPHPAVEAFLGEEGGGRRFEVAGGEAAVAEHVVQAYLAASAWTGDKYVFRMAGPTRVATAAAVDVHYNGRWSNDVPGPSHHIVINGFADDGWVYGLPAATLTTGQIQDANVSLMLVDTNRIDAPAAARLSPCYDTYRHVLIVGPTSHVNTRVADAMADTCQPDVLAPDAGETWWCDTLPDDFPNRLFTVEDDLPDWRHPIDWFNDDQGVDTACYDPKTSTSIARGRGSAFRAWADTRLPHDVNGIEEINMVRNGLSVSGFGLPYGPEGRYSSVHAVFANADGVSLYLEVIGPGTPEDWTTISLDEVVDAAAEILGS, from the coding sequence ATGGTGATGCTCATCGCAATGGTCGGGACACCATCGGCGATCGCCAGCCCACAGCAGTCGCCGACACCCTCCACGACACGGGAGATGCGCAACCCCGGCCCATCTGCGGCCCCATGGTTCGACAACGACCTGGCCACCGTGCAGCGCATCGATGCCGGTGACCCCATCGCAACCGCCATCGCAGTGTCCCGCGAACGGTTCGCCGACGACGAAGCCGAGGTCGTGGTGGTCTCCCGCGACGACGTGTTCGCCGACTCCCTTGCCGCCACCGTGTTCGCCACCCGCGGCCCGATCCTGCTGACCGATTCAGCGACCCTGGACGGTCGGGTTGCCGCAGAAATCACCCGAGTCCTTCAGCCCGACGGCATCGTCTACCTGATGGGAGGCCAGGCAGCACTGTCCTCAACGATCGAGCAGCAGCTTGCAGACTCCGGCCATCAGGTCCGTCGCATGGCCGGTGCATCACGGGTCGAAACCGCCGTTGCGGTCGCCCGCGAATGGCGCGAACACTACGAACACGCCGGCTGGTTCACCTTCGCACGCTCCGACCAGTGGGCTGACTCCATCACCGCTTCCCTGTGGGTGGCCGGACGCGCCCCCGTGCTCCTCACCCCCTCCGACACCCCCCACCCTGCCGTGGAAGCCTTCCTCGGTGAAGAAGGCGGCGGCCGCCGCTTCGAGGTCGCCGGCGGCGAAGCCGCTGTCGCCGAACACGTCGTGCAGGCCTACCTCGCCGCCTCCGCCTGGACCGGCGACAAGTACGTGTTCCGGATGGCCGGCCCGACCCGTGTCGCCACCGCTGCCGCAGTCGACGTCCACTACAACGGCCGCTGGAGCAACGATGTCCCCGGGCCGTCCCACCACATCGTCATCAACGGGTTCGCCGACGACGGCTGGGTCTACGGACTCCCCGCAGCCACCCTCACCACCGGCCAAATCCAGGACGCCAACGTCTCGCTGATGCTGGTCGACACCAACCGGATCGACGCACCCGCCGCCGCACGCCTGTCACCCTGCTACGACACCTACCGGCACGTCCTCATCGTCGGCCCGACCAGCCATGTCAACACACGGGTGGCCGACGCCATGGCCGACACCTGCCAGCCCGACGTCCTCGCCCCGGACGCCGGCGAGACCTGGTGGTGCGACACCCTTCCCGACGACTTCCCCAACCGGCTGTTCACCGTGGAGGACGACCTGCCCGACTGGCGGCACCCGATCGACTGGTTCAACGACGACCAAGGGGTCGACACCGCCTGCTATGACCCGAAGACGTCTACCTCGATCGCACGCGGTAGGGGCTCGGCATTCCGCGCCTGGGCAGACACTCGCCTGCCTCATGATGTCAACGGCATCGAAGAGATCAACATGGTTCGAAATGGCCTGTCAGTCTCGGGCTTTGGGCTGCCGTACGGACCCGAGGGCAGGTACTCCTCTGTGCACGCGGTCTTCGCTAACGCCGACGGTGTCAGCCTGTACTTGGAGGTCATTGGTCCCGGCACCCCAGAGGACTGGACAACGATCTCGCTCGACGAGGTCGTGGACGCCGCCGCAGAGATCCTGGGTTCCTGA
- a CDS encoding mobile mystery protein A: MNVAVDRLDERLSAVTVPPRPRAGWIRAIRDALGMSGRQLANRMGVSQQRVSALEHAEAEGSLTLDSLRNAADALGCDLVYALVPRTPLRDAIHARALAVAQAEAQAIADTMALEDQRVETRRTEDWINDRATKLTGSPRLWDDP; encoded by the coding sequence GTGAATGTTGCTGTCGACCGCCTGGACGAGCGCCTCTCCGCCGTCACCGTCCCTCCCCGACCGCGTGCGGGATGGATCCGCGCCATCCGCGACGCACTCGGCATGTCCGGACGACAGCTCGCCAACAGGATGGGTGTCAGCCAGCAGCGCGTCTCCGCTCTCGAACATGCCGAAGCCGAGGGATCGTTGACACTCGACTCGCTGCGAAACGCCGCCGACGCACTCGGCTGCGACCTCGTCTACGCCCTCGTCCCCCGCACCCCCCTGCGCGACGCCATCCACGCCCGCGCGCTCGCCGTCGCCCAAGCCGAAGCACAGGCCATCGCCGACACCATGGCCCTTGAAGACCAACGGGTCGAGACACGACGGACCGAGGACTGGATCAACGACCGCGCCACAAAACTGACCGGCTCACCCCGCCTGTGGGACGACCCTTGA
- a CDS encoding SNF2-related protein, which yields MAATQAPLLNGTERITITPNGMVAIPTRLLDPATLHHLTTAIPNVEHNTDSGMLTIDGAASPFAYPTLGQRLLDLPHVIDVTPPALLDRMHTAVSRYARAINDSQTVTIAPERRTELLTRLPDPITQAIRPYQIAGIDFVTRKCRGRGFLGDDPGAGKSIMAISALYVPQPTSFPAIVVCKATLKANWVREFTMWTGDTVESVVLEGQTNLGDSLPHADVYIVNYELLHHRLDDLLRVRPRALIVDESQMLKTVAYSDEWVGNYMLWKAEHDQAIAEWRQEVRDLKAAAAAASETAKPPKDLQLPKRPKTMGKPKPPATGGAWRTWASKKIAHHPTVQTVLLLSATPAPNGRNLEWLPQIDLLDRLDDLGGEDAFIQRYARWCKDCVDEFTGQVARECTHRTYAQRFGRRNDEGSINSAELATRLRSLMMVRRSQRQMYPDLPPIQQIPVDLPMADRGTHPETGETVNWRTEYKQAEDEFVQWLKDHAAGKARTEGDSVGRAVARAVNTAEGDYAKLVQLSHLRKIAAYAKMDATVDWLGDWVSESPDGDEPRQAVVFAWHKTVQKALIARLGEWLDSPAGQARKQRLEAAYGGSYPGIPSILAATEMKGDEIEANKARFNNNPDEPFIVCSIAAAAEGHSMSKAGLVMAYSLPPTGPGTLRQMAGRSYGRADAPSGTVLALVNCIDPKGTLETIDQRLYRAMMGKQVNMATVLDLGQMREIERGDEPTATDVMGDVFASYLR from the coding sequence ATGGCCGCAACCCAAGCCCCCCTGCTCAACGGGACCGAACGCATCACCATCACCCCCAACGGGATGGTGGCCATCCCAACGCGCCTGCTCGACCCCGCCACCCTCCACCACCTCACCACCGCCATCCCCAACGTCGAGCACAACACCGACAGCGGAATGCTCACCATCGACGGCGCCGCCAGCCCCTTCGCCTACCCCACCCTCGGCCAACGCCTCCTCGACCTCCCCCACGTCATCGACGTCACCCCACCGGCACTCCTCGACCGCATGCACACCGCCGTGTCCCGGTACGCCCGCGCGATCAACGACTCCCAAACCGTCACCATCGCCCCGGAACGACGCACCGAACTCCTCACCCGCCTCCCCGACCCCATCACCCAAGCCATCCGGCCCTACCAGATCGCCGGCATCGACTTCGTCACCCGCAAATGCCGCGGCCGCGGATTCCTCGGCGACGACCCCGGAGCCGGCAAGTCGATCATGGCCATCAGCGCCCTGTACGTGCCGCAGCCGACGTCGTTCCCCGCCATCGTCGTCTGCAAAGCCACCCTCAAGGCCAACTGGGTCCGCGAGTTCACCATGTGGACCGGCGACACCGTCGAATCCGTCGTGCTGGAAGGCCAGACCAACCTTGGCGACAGCCTTCCCCATGCCGATGTCTACATCGTCAACTACGAACTCCTCCACCACCGCCTCGATGACCTGCTCCGCGTCCGACCGCGCGCCCTCATCGTTGACGAGTCCCAGATGTTGAAGACCGTCGCCTACAGCGACGAATGGGTCGGCAACTACATGCTCTGGAAGGCCGAGCACGACCAGGCGATCGCCGAGTGGCGCCAGGAGGTCCGCGACCTCAAGGCCGCCGCCGCAGCGGCTTCCGAGACGGCCAAGCCCCCCAAGGACCTGCAGCTTCCCAAGCGGCCTAAGACGATGGGGAAGCCCAAGCCGCCGGCAACCGGCGGTGCCTGGCGGACCTGGGCGTCAAAGAAGATCGCCCACCACCCGACCGTCCAGACCGTCCTTCTGCTCTCGGCCACCCCGGCCCCCAACGGCCGCAACCTCGAATGGCTCCCCCAGATCGACCTGCTCGACCGGCTCGACGACCTCGGTGGGGAGGACGCGTTCATCCAACGGTACGCCCGCTGGTGCAAGGACTGCGTCGACGAGTTCACCGGCCAGGTCGCCCGCGAATGCACCCACCGCACCTACGCCCAACGGTTCGGACGCCGCAACGACGAAGGCTCCATCAACTCCGCCGAGCTCGCCACCCGACTCCGGTCACTGATGATGGTCCGCCGCTCCCAACGGCAGATGTACCCCGACCTCCCACCCATTCAGCAGATCCCCGTCGACCTGCCCATGGCCGACCGCGGCACCCACCCCGAAACCGGCGAAACCGTCAACTGGCGCACCGAGTACAAGCAGGCCGAGGACGAGTTCGTCCAGTGGCTCAAGGACCACGCAGCAGGCAAGGCCCGCACCGAAGGCGACAGCGTCGGACGAGCCGTCGCCCGCGCCGTCAACACCGCCGAAGGCGACTACGCCAAACTCGTCCAGCTATCCCACCTCCGCAAGATCGCCGCCTACGCCAAAATGGACGCCACGGTGGACTGGCTCGGCGACTGGGTGTCCGAATCGCCCGACGGTGACGAACCCCGCCAAGCGGTCGTGTTCGCATGGCACAAGACCGTCCAGAAGGCTCTCATCGCCCGCCTCGGGGAGTGGTTGGACTCGCCCGCAGGCCAGGCACGCAAGCAGCGGCTCGAGGCCGCCTACGGCGGCTCCTACCCCGGTATCCCGTCGATCCTCGCCGCCACCGAGATGAAGGGTGACGAGATCGAGGCCAACAAGGCCCGCTTCAACAACAACCCCGACGAGCCCTTCATCGTCTGCAGCATCGCCGCAGCAGCTGAAGGTCACAGCATGAGCAAGGCTGGTCTGGTGATGGCTTACAGCCTCCCTCCGACTGGCCCGGGGACCCTAAGACAGATGGCCGGTAGGTCCTATGGCCGGGCAGACGCCCCTTCGGGCACCGTGTTGGCTCTGGTCAACTGCATCGATCCCAAGGGGACGCTCGAGACGATCGATCAGCGGTTGTACCGGGCGATGATGGGCAAGCAGGTCAACATGGCCACGGTGCTCGACCTGGGTCAGATGCGAGAGATCGAGCGTGGCGATGAACCAACAGCGACCGATGTCATGGGAGACGTGTTCGCGTCCTACCTGCGCTGA
- a CDS encoding ParB/Srx family N-terminal domain-containing protein, giving the protein MAALPAPTVAATHLAGIPSVLSPEEFTDRFVPSEYGPTWASAADIAVRPAHWARGDGQTWEEFVDSVARDGIRQPVQVHDGVWCTDGHHRVVAAMATGTPIPWEPADNPDYDGQIPEGVEDYHRFAVEDGDTDLIDDAAPWDDDWWADVAERRDRNLGVLAYDCRDGTVHITPGVLDEQARAAFLLGGCGALAAAMHRAHGWPVVGLWATDDEPFHVGVLAPDGLVVDIDGAHTPQEWAMAYGAPDDCEYEPLTVEETARVVNDVRRPDEQPFGIPGAEGVAASFVEPVTGLWRAGIRGWVADSHT; this is encoded by the coding sequence ATGGCAGCCCTCCCCGCCCCGACGGTCGCGGCGACCCATCTGGCCGGGATCCCGTCGGTGCTGTCACCCGAGGAGTTCACCGACCGGTTCGTGCCCAGCGAGTACGGGCCGACCTGGGCATCGGCAGCAGACATCGCCGTCAGGCCCGCCCACTGGGCACGCGGGGACGGTCAGACCTGGGAGGAGTTCGTCGACTCGGTCGCACGCGACGGCATCCGGCAGCCCGTCCAGGTCCACGACGGCGTCTGGTGCACCGACGGGCACCACCGGGTGGTGGCCGCCATGGCGACGGGGACCCCGATCCCGTGGGAACCCGCGGACAACCCCGACTACGACGGGCAGATACCCGAGGGCGTCGAGGACTACCACCGGTTCGCCGTGGAGGACGGGGACACCGACCTGATCGACGACGCCGCCCCGTGGGACGACGACTGGTGGGCCGACGTCGCCGAACGCCGTGACCGCAACCTCGGCGTGCTCGCCTACGACTGCCGGGACGGCACGGTCCACATCACACCCGGGGTGCTCGACGAGCAGGCGCGTGCCGCGTTCCTCCTCGGCGGCTGCGGGGCGTTGGCGGCAGCGATGCACCGCGCCCACGGCTGGCCGGTCGTCGGGCTGTGGGCCACCGACGACGAACCCTTCCACGTCGGAGTGCTCGCCCCGGACGGCCTGGTGGTCGACATCGACGGGGCCCACACCCCCCAGGAGTGGGCGATGGCCTACGGGGCACCCGACGACTGCGAGTACGAACCGCTCACCGTCGAGGAGACCGCCCGGGTGGTCAACGACGTCCGTCGCCCAGACGAGCAGCCGTTCGGCATACCGGGCGCGGAAGGGGTCGCGGCGTCGTTCGTGGAGCCGGTGACCGGGCTGTGGCGAGCCGGCATCCGCGGGTGGGTCGCCGACTCCCACACTTGA
- a CDS encoding helix-turn-helix domain-containing protein: MPQPPNPHLSNADWLRTAYTRWGWTQQQIAEHVGTSQSAVSKALRRHRIPAGVRPDSLVWDDDWLRTARLDRHLTTAQIAAEAHCDESTVVHHLHRLGLPTRR; encoded by the coding sequence ATGCCTCAGCCTCCCAACCCCCACCTGTCCAACGCCGACTGGTTGCGGACCGCCTACACCCGATGGGGGTGGACCCAACAGCAGATCGCCGAGCACGTCGGAACCTCCCAATCCGCCGTCTCCAAGGCCCTAAGGCGCCACCGCATCCCGGCAGGTGTGCGACCCGACAGCCTCGTGTGGGACGACGACTGGCTCCGCACTGCACGGCTGGACCGCCACCTGACGACCGCCCAGATCGCCGCAGAAGCCCACTGTGACGAAAGCACCGTCGTGCATCACCTGCACCGCCTCGGGCTGCCCACCAGACGCTGA
- a CDS encoding MFS transporter, producing the protein MTSSNDTQLPRRFTRLVGGAGTSGIGDGLVEVALPLLLATRGGSALLVTSIAAVQGAPWLLLGLQAGAAVDRYPLARLLARIDLIRAAVIGLLVIAITTDTAVIPAAFVAAATIGAGDALVTAGLDAATVRLLPDDQLERGNGRMFTTMTVTQHLLGPALGGVLFRVSTLLPFAIDAITYIGSAQLFRTSAPDSPATSPDPATNTTMRHDIRLGLRWFAQHPTMRRLTGILLAFSATHAAVMAAIVLLVLRRYDATEIALGVVLVAAAIGNTIGAAISERVFARLALRTVLMGGGTIVGAGYLLLGTTTSVATAGAAMAVIGTVIGTANVGLAAARQRIIPLDMVGRATSIVRMAAWGSAPVAAIAVGAAATAIGTGPAVVAVGIIQLTASTILPLRLTNQALRPARTPPDATPQPRPDTTDQHPGVTVD; encoded by the coding sequence ATGACCTCCTCAAACGACACGCAACTCCCCCGCCGGTTCACCCGACTCGTGGGTGGCGCGGGGACCTCCGGCATCGGCGACGGACTGGTCGAGGTGGCCCTCCCCCTGCTGCTGGCCACCCGCGGCGGATCGGCCCTGCTCGTCACCAGCATCGCTGCCGTCCAAGGGGCCCCATGGCTGCTTCTCGGCCTTCAAGCCGGCGCTGCCGTCGACCGCTATCCCCTTGCCCGACTCCTGGCACGTATCGACCTGATCCGCGCTGCCGTCATCGGTCTGCTCGTGATCGCCATCACAACCGACACCGCCGTCATCCCGGCCGCGTTCGTGGCCGCCGCCACCATTGGTGCCGGCGACGCCCTCGTGACCGCCGGACTCGACGCCGCCACCGTCCGGCTGCTTCCCGATGACCAGCTCGAGCGCGGCAACGGCCGGATGTTCACCACCATGACCGTCACCCAGCACCTCCTCGGCCCCGCCCTCGGCGGTGTGCTGTTCAGGGTCTCGACGCTGCTGCCCTTCGCCATCGACGCCATCACCTACATCGGCTCCGCACAGCTGTTCCGCACCTCTGCCCCCGACAGCCCAGCAACCAGCCCCGACCCGGCCACCAACACCACCATGCGGCACGACATCCGCCTCGGGCTGCGCTGGTTCGCCCAGCACCCCACCATGCGGCGGCTCACCGGCATCCTCCTGGCCTTCTCCGCCACCCACGCCGCCGTCATGGCCGCCATCGTCCTGCTCGTCCTGCGCCGCTACGACGCCACCGAGATCGCCCTTGGTGTCGTCCTCGTCGCCGCTGCCATCGGCAACACCATCGGCGCGGCGATCTCGGAACGGGTCTTCGCTCGGCTGGCCCTGCGGACCGTCCTCATGGGCGGCGGAACGATCGTCGGTGCCGGCTACCTGCTGCTGGGAACCACCACCAGCGTCGCGACCGCCGGTGCCGCCATGGCCGTCATCGGCACCGTCATCGGCACCGCCAACGTGGGCCTCGCGGCGGCCCGCCAGCGGATCATCCCCCTCGACATGGTCGGGCGGGCCACCTCCATCGTGCGGATGGCCGCCTGGGGATCAGCGCCCGTAGCCGCGATCGCCGTCGGTGCCGCAGCCACCGCCATCGGCACCGGCCCTGCCGTCGTTGCCGTCGGCATCATCCAGCTCACCGCCTCCACGATCCTGCCGCTCCGACTCACCAACCAGGCACTCCGGCCGGCCCGAACCCCACCCGACGCCACACCGCAGCCCCGCCCGGACACCACCGATCAGCACCCCGGGGTCACCGTCGACTGA